The following nucleotide sequence is from Cryptococcus neoformans var. grubii H99 chromosome 5, complete sequence.
TGCCCGTTATTATACCGCTCTACCCACCGCCTTCATACTCTCCCCTGCCACCGCCCTCCCCCTCTGCTTCTCGATCCAATCAACATCCACCACCCCGCATATcgcctctttccttttctcaaTCACACCATTGCCATCCTCGTGACTCCCTGGCCGTCTCTGCCGACACCGATTCaaattcttctttgctaTTCCACTCTCGATCTCAAGAGAACGTTCTTGGTGATATGGATCGAGCATCACTGGCACTCAGTATGGAGTCTGATATAACTTGGCGTACGAGTCGAACGAGCTATACAGCTCACAGTTTACGGTCATTGGAGCCCGTGGGAGAAGCGACCGTCCGGGCGGCGTACAAGGGACTGGTACCCAGGCCGGGTTCTCATCTGTGGCTGGGCCAGGATCACGAACAGGGCGCTGGTGTACGGCCGCGTACTCCTAGTCCGATGAAACAATTAATCAACTCCAATACTCACTCGTCACCTTTGCCGTCTCCGTCTCCCTATCGCCCACAAAACCGACCAGAAAATGGGAGCCATATTGAGTCACTCTCCCATCACTCCGCTTTGATTCATGCGGATgttcgagaagaaggcagggGTCATGGTCATGGGTACGATGACTGAAGTGAGATGCAGTATGAACCCTGGTTTGAGCTTTGCAAGTCGTGCGAATGGGCATAATCGTTACGAGAAAGGTAAGGCGGAGGTGATGAATGTGTCGAACAGCGCCTGATGAGGCGGTAAAAATTGATTGTCCAAGCATGAGGGGGTGTTTTAACAGTTTGTCATGTTTGCGTATATATTGTGGACATTTATTGTATTTTGCCTTACGACGTCATGTCCCTAATGCGTTGATGCCTAGAAAGTTGGTAAATGCTATTATATACAAACTGCATAAGCACCTTGTTACTGAATGGCTCGTGAACAACCACCACCCCTTACTACTgccctctttttttctccctcACGTACTCTACAAAATCGTCAATCATCGAGGGCCAAgctccatcttcgtcataTTCTTTGAAATCCTTGTCGATACCCCTGGCGAAATCGACCAACAGCGCCCAGGTGTCTTTGGAGACGGCCTTATTCTTTCGTTGCATGAATTCAATCCAGAGATCGAATTCCGGCTGAGTGAACTGGGGTGGTGAGTTATCGGGCAAGTGGGAGAGGGCAGAGGGGGAGTGGTTGAAAGCgggggggaagaagagtgtcCATAAGTCAATAGCTGGCGTAAGAGCTAATCAGCAGGAGAGTTCCTAACAAGATGTCCAAAAAGGGGTGCTTACCTGTATCGAGCGGGAGTGAACGCGTGAGCGACTGTGGTCCACCACGTGCAAGCTGGAAAGCGTGGTTGTACACCTTTTTAAAGTACTCTGGTTCGCTGACCAGCTTTTCGCGAAGTGTCGGGAGGTAAGCTTTTAATTTGGGAAGAGAGTCGATACTAGATGTTAAAGAGATgggcgatggcgatgagCAATGGCTAATTGGGCGGGagtcaagaagagagatgagacCTACTTTCCAGGGTAGGACGCAATACCGGCTACAAAAGGCGCCTTTTCCCATTCACCCGTGGCTTTGGAGCCGAGATCAGCAGCGAGACAGAACAAGACGGCGTCCTACGAGCGCAGGAATTCGGATCAGAGATTCGTCAAGTGGGACGTTCCTTGCGAGCCGGTCAATCGGTGCAACTCACAGTGCCAGGATCGATATCAAGCTCCTCACAGAGCTCCATGGTACCGTCAATCTTGATCAACTTGGGATCGGACGGGTCTGCAATGATCCGTTCAATGGTCAGCGGCCCTAAGAATTTCTTTATGCATGGCCGAATGCGTTGCTCACCCTTGTACTTCTCCCAGATTTCACCGAGCTTGCGCTCCTGAGCAGGGTCGGCTCTCGGTGCTGGCTCATTGTTGTAAAACGCGTCCACAGCCTAAGCAGTCATACGCATCAGCAGCTGAGACATGGCGGACAGAGCAGACATACGGCCTCGATGTGCTTGTATTTCTTGATATACTTTGCAGCTTCGGCGGATCTGTGGTGTGTGAGTGGGTGGTGGTGTGGGCGGTGTGGTGGACGTACGATGTGCCTGTGATTGCTCTGAACTGGGTGACGAGGAGCGAGTCCTTGGTGGAGAGGGGCTGTGGAGTGTGAGCTGTGGGCTGTGGCTATGGGATACCGAGACGATACTTGCCATGGTTGTGGTGGagaaatgatgaagaagagatgcgCGGAGGAATGGTAATGTCTTTTGTAAACATTTCCTCTGCGCCGCATATAATAATATACAACATTCCGCCATGGAGGCTGCTCCCCCCCGGCCGTcgacttcctcctcccgctcTCTCCGCAGGACCCACGCCGACTTTGAGGCTGCGCTCCGCAACCCACAGGAGACACTCTATCTCTCGGCAGGCCCACCACCCATCGGCGAAGACTTCGAGAGCGAAGCTGCATCCACTGCAACCGGCCACCACCATTCCTCCGGCACGAGCACAGCGGCCATGGACGACCCAGACACACCTCTCCCCGTGGACAAGCGGAGCTTCGAGGACGACCTCCGCGCGCTGGATAGAGCGCGCGAGACAGAGGAGGGGAGGATAGGACTCGGTGTAGGACATGTAAGGGAAGGAAGTGTCGTCAAGAAACCACCGATACCTGTCCCGGGAGTGATACCGCCTACGCCGAAAGGGCATGCAAGGAAGGCGTCCTGCgtgacgacgacgagcaCAACGTCGACGGGCACCGGAGACACACCGACCAGGGCCAGACGGCAGGTGAAAAGCATCGGTCTTGATGGTGGGTTCTGCTGGAGTCCTCTTTCCTGGCCGCATGCGCTGACAGAATATCCCAGCCGAGCTTGGGATCGAGCccaaaagcaaaaaagcTTCTCCGAAACGGCGCGCTCTCTTCAGCAAGGCGAGCACGGCCTCCCAGCCCGACCTGGCGTCCATGGTCCGGCGCTCAACCCATCGCAGTAGCAAGCAGAAAGACACATCGTCCACTCCTGCACCCTCGTTGTCCACCTCGACAAGCGCACGCACGCTCTACAGGAAGGAACAGCCATCCCCATCTGCACCGAGGAATAGGTCCACAACAGAAAGCAGCGACAAGTACGGTAGCATGATGGGAGGTAACCAGATGGCCACCATTGCGGAAGGGGCTGGCACGTTGAGCAGGAGAAAGTCAAACGCTTCTGATGATGGTTTCAAGGTAAGTCCAATTGCACAGCCGACACCCTCGCTTACACGAGTAGACTATGAAGTACAAGGCAAGGGGTATGTTTGGCAAGATGTTCGGATCTACCAAAGAAGACGTACGTATCTTGTCCACCTGTACCTTGGGAGCCATCTCATAATCCAacgcagcagcagctgtCATCAA
It contains:
- a CDS encoding defective in Cullin neddylation protein 1, which produces MPLSTKDSLLVTQFRAITGTSSAEAAKYIKKYKHIEAAVDAFYNNEPAPRADPAQERKLGEIWEKYKDPSDPKLIKIDGTMELCEELDIDPGTDAVLFCLAADLGSKATGEWEKAPFVAGIASYPGNIDSLPKLKAYLPTLREKLVSEPEYFKKVYNHAFQLARGGPQSLTRSLPLDTAIDLWTLFFPPAFNHSPSALSHLPDNSPPQFTQPEFDLWIEFMQRKNKAVSKDTWALLVDFARGIDKDFKEYDEDGAWPSMIDDFVEYVREKKRGQ